From a region of the bacterium genome:
- a CDS encoding hemerythrin family protein: MALLDWNASLSVEVPEMDAEHKKLVGLVNELNDAMKSGKAKDEMDKVFGELARYTQTHFASEERWMQKVGYLHLDKQKREHQELLKQVTAFKADYDAGKAMISVKLMGFLRDWVRNHIQKSDKDYGVWAKQNAGV; encoded by the coding sequence ATGGCACTGCTGGATTGGAATGCGAGCCTGAGCGTGGAAGTCCCCGAGATGGACGCCGAGCACAAGAAGCTCGTCGGCCTGGTCAACGAACTGAACGACGCCATGAAGTCCGGCAAGGCCAAGGACGAGATGGACAAGGTGTTCGGCGAGCTGGCCCGCTACACCCAGACGCACTTCGCCTCGGAGGAGCGCTGGATGCAGAAGGTCGGCTACCTGCACCTGGACAAGCAGAAGCGCGAGCACCAGGAGCTGCTGAAGCAGGTCACGGCCTTCAAGGCGGACTACGACGCGGGCAAGGCCATGATCAGCGTGAAGCTGATGGGCTTCCTGCGCGACTGGGTCCGCAACCACATCCAGAAGTCCGACAAGGACTACGGCGTGTGGGCGAAGCAGAACGCGGGCGTCTGA